TTCGGGCAGGTGAGCCTGACCGGTGGCTTTGCCGTGGTCCCCGTCATCGTCGGACTGTTTGCCATTTCGCAGGTCCTGCGCGAGGTGGCCCGCAAGCCGGTCAAGGTGAGCGTCGATCTCGACGTGAAGGGGCTGGGTGTCACCTGGCGCGAAATCCGGGACAATCTGTGGAACATGTTCCGCTCTTCCATGGTCGGGGTGTGGATCGGCGTGCTGCCCGGCATCGGCTCCTCGGCTTCAAGCCTGGTCGCCTGGGCCGTGGCCAAGCAGTCCTCCAAAACGCCGGAGGAATTCGGCAAGGGCAGCGTCGAGGGCATCTGGGCTTCGGAATCTTCCAACAATGCCAATGTGGGCGGTTCGCTGCTGCCGCTGCTGACGCTGGGCATTCCGGGCGATGCGGTGACGGCACTGATGATCGCCGGCTTCATGATCCACGGCCTGCAGCCCGGCCCGCTGATGTTTGCCCAGCAGCCGGGTATCATCTCCGATATCTATGCCGCCTTCCTCTATGCCACCGTCGTGGTGCTGATCTTCCAGATCGCCACGCTCCGTATCTTCCCGCGCATCCTGCTGGTGCCGAAATACTACCTGCTGCCGATCATGGTCGTGCTGACGGTGGTCGGCGCATATTCGGCCGACAATCAATCGTCCGATGTGTTCGTCATGCTGGCTTTCGGGCTGGTCGGGCTGGTGCTGGAGCGCTTCGGCTATCCGATCGCGGTGCTGGTGCTGGGCTATATTCTTGGCCCGATCCTGGAGCTCAACCTGCGGCGTGCCCTGACCTTCGAGGGTGGCGACCTGACCCCGTTCGTGACCCGCCCGATATCGGCGACGCTGATCGGGCTGACCCTCCTGGCGCTGGCCTATATCGCCTATGCGCAGTTCAAGGGCCGCCGTATTCACTTCGAGGACGACTAAGAATCGATCGATCGCCTGGCCAGGAAATTCGAGGACGTTTAGGCGAGAGCGATGACACGTGTTTTGCCGAGCACTGCCGGGTCGTCAAACCGGGGCGTGGGGTCGCCGTTGGTGATCAGCACGTCTATGTCGGCCAGTTGCGTCACCACATGGGGCGCGTGGCGGTCGAATTTCTCGTCATGGGCGACGAGGATGACCTGCCGCGCATGCGGCAGGATGGAGCGCACCAGATCGACCTCCATCGGGTCGAACTCCTGCACGGTGCCCTGGCGGTCGATGGCGCTGGCGCCGATCACCGCCACGTCGAACTTGAAGCGCTGGCGGCTGTCATCGGCCAGGGTCAGTACCGAGGAATCCTTGTTCCGCACGTAGCCGCCATAGACATAGACGGTGGCATCGGTCTTGAGCGCGCAGGAATGGGCCACTTCCAGGTTCGGCGTGGCGATCAGCACGCCCGGATGGCGTGCCAGCACTTCGTGCAGCGAGTCGAAGGTTGTGCCCAATCCGACAAAAATGGTGGCGCCTTGCACCAGGAATTCTTCCAGCGCCGCGACCAATTGGCGCTTCACCGCCACCTGCACGATATGGCGTTCATCATGGGTGTGGTGAGCCACGCCGGGCGAGGCGAAAGCGCCGCCAAAGGCCTTTTGCAGCAAGCCCTGGGTTTCGAGCGTACGCAGGTCGCGGCGGATGGTCTGGTAGGTCACGTCGAACCGTGCGGCCAGTTCGGCCACCGAGGCCGCGCCATTGGCGCGCACGGCCTGCAATATGGCCTGCCGCCGCTCGCCCGCCCGGCCGCTTTCGGCGGGCGCGGCATCGGGCATTGCGTGCGAGCGGGGCATGGTTTCCCCGCTCATTTCAGGCGGATGCCCAGATAGCTGCGATCATCGGTCAATTGGGTTTCGGTCGTGCCCTTGGTGC
This sequence is a window from Devosia ginsengisoli. Protein-coding genes within it:
- a CDS encoding tripartite tricarboxylate transporter permease; amino-acid sequence: MFELFGTSLVGLLSDPQVLFLLAFGSILGVVFSALPGLNATLGVAVLLPVTFTMTPGIGIGFLTAIYIGAMCGGLFGATLLRIPGNPSSVATTFDGYPLAQRGFAVKALSTGILANFVGGVLGLLALVALAPVIARFALSFGPYEMTALTVMAMLLVVTLSSDNVVKGLIAAALGLAVSTVGFSPMDGAARLTFGQVSLTGGFAVVPVIVGLFAISQVLREVARKPVKVSVDLDVKGLGVTWREIRDNLWNMFRSSMVGVWIGVLPGIGSSASSLVAWAVAKQSSKTPEEFGKGSVEGIWASESSNNANVGGSLLPLLTLGIPGDAVTALMIAGFMIHGLQPGPLMFAQQPGIISDIYAAFLYATVVVLIFQIATLRIFPRILLVPKYYLLPIMVVLTVVGAYSADNQSSDVFVMLAFGLVGLVLERFGYPIAVLVLGYILGPILELNLRRALTFEGGDLTPFVTRPISATLIGLTLLALAYIAYAQFKGRRIHFEDD
- a CDS encoding DeoR/GlpR family DNA-binding transcription regulator; this encodes MPRSHAMPDAAPAESGRAGERRQAILQAVRANGAASVAELAARFDVTYQTIRRDLRTLETQGLLQKAFGGAFASPGVAHHTHDERHIVQVAVKRQLVAALEEFLVQGATIFVGLGTTFDSLHEVLARHPGVLIATPNLEVAHSCALKTDATVYVYGGYVRNKDSSVLTLADDSRQRFKFDVAVIGASAIDRQGTVQEFDPMEVDLVRSILPHARQVILVAHDEKFDRHAPHVVTQLADIDVLITNGDPTPRFDDPAVLGKTRVIALA